A single window of Leptolyngbya ohadii IS1 DNA harbors:
- the pdxA gene encoding 4-hydroxythreonine-4-phosphate dehydrogenase PdxA, which yields MMQTLNQQNRNQQGHTASSTAPRPRLAIALGDPAGIGTEVVLKALSDPALAESCNLTIVGNRVLLDQTFQHLNSLEATKEGTKLANPDRLQVHDLPLESSVIEQIQLGKENAASGAASFHFLNTAIDLTLAGQFDGIVTAPIAKSAWKAAGHHYPGQTELLAEKAGVSRYGMLFVARSPHTGWTLRTLLATTHIPLGQVSDALTEDLLTRKLELLIDCLHQDFGIEHPRIAIAGLNPHSGEQGQLGREEQDRLFPWLKQMIERFPQATLDGLIPPDTMWVRPGQAWFGGINSETASETAHDGYLALYHDQGLIPVKLMAFDRAVNTTIGLSFVRTSPDHGTAFDIAGKGIAQATSFRAAIDLAIELTQQRMKQLLSP from the coding sequence ATGATGCAAACGTTAAATCAACAAAACCGAAATCAACAGGGGCACACCGCAAGCAGTACAGCTCCTCGTCCCCGATTGGCGATCGCCCTGGGTGATCCGGCTGGCATTGGTACAGAAGTCGTGCTGAAGGCGTTGAGTGACCCGGCTCTCGCAGAGTCCTGTAACCTGACGATCGTGGGCAATCGTGTTCTGCTGGATCAAACCTTCCAGCACTTAAATTCCCTAGAAGCAACGAAAGAAGGAACGAAGCTGGCAAATCCCGATCGCCTTCAAGTACATGACTTACCGCTGGAATCTTCGGTGATTGAGCAGATTCAGCTTGGCAAGGAAAATGCTGCAAGTGGCGCAGCCAGCTTTCATTTTCTCAACACTGCGATCGACCTCACCTTAGCGGGACAGTTTGACGGCATTGTGACGGCACCGATCGCCAAATCCGCCTGGAAAGCCGCCGGACACCATTACCCCGGACAAACGGAACTGCTGGCAGAAAAGGCAGGCGTGAGCCGCTACGGAATGCTGTTTGTTGCCCGATCGCCCCACACCGGATGGACGCTGCGAACCCTCCTTGCCACCACCCATATTCCCCTTGGGCAGGTGTCCGATGCGCTGACGGAAGATCTGCTAACGCGCAAGCTTGAATTGCTAATCGACTGTCTGCATCAGGACTTTGGCATCGAACATCCCCGAATTGCGATCGCCGGGCTGAATCCTCACAGCGGCGAACAGGGTCAGCTTGGGAGGGAGGAACAGGATCGCCTTTTCCCCTGGTTAAAGCAAATGATCGAGCGATTTCCTCAGGCGACGCTGGATGGACTGATTCCGCCAGATACGATGTGGGTGCGTCCAGGACAAGCCTGGTTTGGTGGAATCAATTCTGAGACGGCATCTGAGACAGCACACGATGGCTATCTTGCCCTCTACCACGACCAGGGTTTAATTCCCGTGAAGCTAATGGCATTTGATCGAGCCGTCAATACCACGATCGGACTATCTTTTGTGCGAACATCCCCTGATCACGGCACTGCCTTTGATATTGCTGGCAAGGGAATTGCTCAGGCAACCAGTTTTCGAGCGGCGATCGATTTAGCGATCGAACTAACACAGCAGCGGATGAAGCAGCTCCTATCGCCTTAG
- the petM gene encoding cytochrome b6-f complex subunit PetM translates to MNGEMLNAALLSSTLILVGLGLGFLMLRIQGGEE, encoded by the coding sequence ATGAACGGCGAGATGTTAAACGCAGCACTGCTCTCCTCCACCCTCATTCTGGTGGGTCTGGGTCTGGGCTTCCTGATGCTGCGGATTCAGGGCGGCGAAGAGTAA
- a CDS encoding SDR family oxidoreductase encodes MSLLIVGATGTLGRQVTRRALDEGYQVRCLVRSPRKAAFLKEWGAELVRGDLCNPETLPEALEGITAVIDAATTRPTDSLSIKQVDWEGKVNLIQAAKAAGVEHFVFFSILDAEKFPNVPLMEVKRCTEQYLAESGLNYTILKPCGFMQGLIGQYAIPILENQAVWVMGESSPIAYMDTQDIAKFAVQALKVPEARGRAFPVVGPKAWGAYEIIKLCERLSGKDARVTRMPSGILKAVERTARFFQWGWNLADRLAFAEVVSSGKPLTASMEETYAVFGIPAGETTTLESYMQEYFGRIMKKLKELEYEREKAKEKARKKRSPFKSSASNPNK; translated from the coding sequence ATGAGCTTACTCATCGTTGGTGCAACAGGCACTTTAGGAAGACAGGTCACGCGGCGCGCCCTGGATGAGGGATATCAGGTGCGATGTCTGGTCAGAAGTCCCCGAAAGGCTGCTTTCCTGAAGGAGTGGGGTGCAGAGCTGGTGCGAGGCGATCTGTGCAATCCGGAAACCCTGCCCGAAGCCCTGGAGGGCATTACTGCCGTCATCGATGCCGCAACTACCCGTCCTACCGATTCCCTGAGCATCAAGCAGGTCGATTGGGAAGGGAAGGTGAATTTAATTCAGGCAGCAAAGGCAGCGGGCGTCGAGCATTTCGTCTTCTTCTCGATTCTGGATGCCGAGAAGTTTCCCAACGTGCCGCTGATGGAAGTTAAGCGCTGTACGGAGCAATATCTGGCGGAGTCGGGCTTAAACTATACAATTCTGAAACCCTGTGGCTTCATGCAGGGCTTGATTGGGCAGTACGCCATTCCAATTCTGGAGAATCAGGCAGTTTGGGTCATGGGTGAGAGTTCGCCGATCGCCTACATGGATACCCAGGACATTGCTAAATTTGCGGTGCAGGCGTTAAAAGTGCCGGAAGCCAGAGGACGTGCCTTCCCGGTAGTGGGACCCAAAGCCTGGGGCGCATACGAAATTATCAAGCTCTGTGAGCGGCTGTCGGGCAAAGATGCCAGAGTCACCCGGATGCCAAGCGGGATTTTGAAGGCGGTGGAACGGACAGCTCGTTTCTTCCAATGGGGCTGGAATCTTGCCGATCGCCTTGCCTTTGCGGAAGTCGTGTCTTCGGGTAAGCCGCTGACGGCTTCGATGGAGGAAACCTATGCCGTGTTTGGCATTCCTGCCGGGGAAACTACCACCCTGGAGTCCTATATGCAGGAATACTTCGGGCGCATTATGAAGAAGCTGAAGGAACTGGAATACGAGCGGGAAAAGGCGAAGGAGAAGGCACGCAAAAAGCGCAGTCCGTTTAAGTCCTCCGCAAGCAATCCGAATAAATAG
- the cobO gene encoding cob(I)yrinic acid a,c-diamide adenosyltransferase: MEFPLPPVEVLSWKLYPGSPTLSIAVDTRAAYRTANSAFGDFSRGIDKNLSRLAHNLIESVFSMTSETTHASDLEAVQLNEAAIAPQLTTEQYQRKMQRRKEVQQQRLAERTVEKGLVIVHTGNGKGKTTAALGMVLRSLGHGYRVAIVQFIKGAWEPAEKQIFSLWPQQLEFHAMGEGFTWETQDRERDTQAAKAAWEKALSYISNPEFRLVLLDEINIALKMGFLTVEEVLQGLDRKPEDSHVILTGRSAPQALIDRADLVTEMTLVKHPFREQGVKAQPGIEF, from the coding sequence GTGGAATTTCCCCTTCCGCCTGTGGAAGTCCTGTCCTGGAAGCTCTATCCTGGAAGTCCTACCTTGTCGATCGCAGTAGATACGAGGGCTGCGTATCGAACTGCCAACAGCGCTTTTGGGGATTTCTCCAGAGGCATAGACAAAAATCTGTCAAGATTAGCCCATAACCTGATTGAGAGCGTATTCTCCATGACCTCAGAGACAACCCATGCTTCCGATCTAGAAGCCGTACAGCTCAACGAAGCAGCGATCGCCCCTCAACTCACCACTGAGCAGTACCAGCGCAAAATGCAGCGGCGTAAGGAGGTGCAGCAGCAGCGTTTAGCAGAGCGGACGGTCGAGAAGGGACTCGTCATCGTCCATACGGGCAATGGCAAGGGCAAAACCACCGCTGCCCTGGGAATGGTGCTTCGATCGCTGGGGCATGGCTATCGGGTGGCGATCGTTCAGTTTATTAAGGGAGCCTGGGAGCCTGCGGAAAAACAGATCTTCAGCCTGTGGCCCCAACAGCTAGAGTTTCATGCTATGGGGGAAGGCTTCACCTGGGAAACGCAGGATCGTGAGCGCGACACCCAAGCCGCCAAAGCCGCCTGGGAAAAGGCACTTTCCTACATCAGTAACCCTGAATTTCGGCTGGTTCTCCTCGACGAAATCAACATTGCGCTGAAGATGGGCTTTCTCACCGTAGAAGAAGTGCTGCAAGGACTCGATCGCAAACCGGAAGACTCCCATGTGATTTTGACCGGACGCAGCGCACCGCAGGCATTAATCGATCGGGCGGATCTGGTGACGGAAATGACGCTGGTGAAACATCCCTTCCGCGAGCAGGGCGTAAAAGCACAGCCGGGAATCGAATTTTAG